A DNA window from Kitasatospora atroaurantiaca contains the following coding sequences:
- a CDS encoding SsgA family sporulation/cell division regulator → MSAVVEQVVQARLILSTHRSALLRVTLRYRAGDPLAVRMAFPAEYSLDGIDLPQPDPEIEWVFARQLLAAGLDLPAGPGDVHIRPALGGRTMVELRAPEGVALLQFDTPELRRFLWHSYLAVPEGQELQHLDPDRALAELLG, encoded by the coding sequence ATGTCCGCAGTCGTCGAGCAGGTCGTCCAGGCTCGCCTCATCCTGTCCACGCACCGCTCGGCCCTGCTGCGGGTGACCCTGCGCTATCGGGCCGGGGATCCGCTGGCGGTGCGGATGGCCTTCCCTGCCGAGTACTCCCTGGACGGCATCGACCTGCCGCAGCCGGACCCGGAGATCGAGTGGGTGTTCGCGCGTCAGCTGCTCGCCGCCGGGCTCGACCTGCCGGCCGGGCCGGGCGATGTGCACATCCGTCCGGCGCTCGGCGGCCGGACGATGGTGGAGCTGCGGGCGCCGGAGGGCGTCGCGCTGCTCCAGTTCGACACCCCTGAGCTGCGGCGCTTCCTGTGGCACAGCTACCTGGCCGTGCCGGAGGGCCAGGAGCTGCAACACCTGGACCCGGACCGCGCACTGGCCGAGCTGCTCGGCTGA
- a CDS encoding alpha/beta hydrolase has product MSRPIAAWNPLDWSLTHGVIPYGVLVIGFAALLALAVSRSRHWWSRRLPCAVVPAVGLTVLLQITVDDWWQPFPDGLPHRVTFWIGIGILGVCLAGFRMPPLPWRGRAAAAVGAAVVLVMSASQVNRHFDQYPTPRVLLAPWIGRTEALTIGKDPHTLAAPPGRTLSEVWHKPAGLPAKGTISTTPIPGTKSGFKARDAYVYLPPAYQASPRPLLPVLVLMAGQPGGPADWVNSGGLQEQMDGFAASHEGLAPVVVVVDQTGSTWSNTLCMDSRIAKAQTYLAQDVPDWVHDRLQTGTGRTAWSIGGLSLGGTCALQLAVNAPQVYGSFLDISGQDEPTLGSHGKTVDTAFGGDEAAFDAVDPLHVMARQKFPDTAASFVVGASDGEYGPQQQKVYAAAVKAGMKAKFGTVPGGHDWNTFRAGLADNIPWLAQQTGLIR; this is encoded by the coding sequence ATGAGCCGGCCGATAGCGGCATGGAACCCGCTCGACTGGTCGCTGACCCACGGGGTGATCCCGTACGGCGTCCTGGTGATCGGCTTCGCCGCCCTGCTGGCGCTGGCGGTCTCCCGCAGCAGGCACTGGTGGAGCCGCCGCCTGCCGTGCGCCGTGGTGCCGGCCGTCGGGCTCACCGTGCTGCTGCAGATCACCGTGGACGACTGGTGGCAGCCCTTCCCGGACGGGCTGCCGCACAGGGTCACCTTCTGGATCGGCATCGGCATCCTCGGCGTCTGCCTGGCCGGCTTCCGGATGCCTCCGCTGCCCTGGCGCGGCCGGGCCGCCGCCGCCGTCGGCGCCGCGGTGGTGCTGGTGATGTCGGCCTCCCAGGTCAACCGGCACTTCGACCAGTACCCGACACCACGGGTGCTGCTCGCGCCGTGGATCGGCAGGACCGAGGCGCTGACCATCGGCAAGGACCCGCACACCCTGGCCGCGCCGCCCGGCAGGACCCTCTCCGAGGTCTGGCACAAACCCGCGGGGCTGCCCGCCAAGGGCACCATCTCCACCACGCCGATCCCCGGTACCAAGTCCGGTTTCAAGGCCCGGGACGCGTACGTCTACCTGCCGCCCGCCTACCAGGCCAGCCCGCGCCCGCTGCTGCCGGTCCTGGTGCTGATGGCCGGTCAGCCGGGCGGGCCGGCCGACTGGGTCAACTCCGGCGGGCTGCAGGAGCAGATGGACGGCTTCGCCGCGTCCCACGAGGGCCTGGCCCCGGTCGTGGTGGTCGTCGACCAGACCGGCTCGACCTGGAGCAACACCCTCTGCATGGACTCCAGGATCGCCAAGGCGCAGACCTACCTGGCCCAGGACGTCCCCGACTGGGTCCACGACCGCCTGCAGACCGGCACCGGCCGGACCGCCTGGTCGATCGGCGGCCTCTCGCTCGGCGGCACCTGCGCACTGCAGCTCGCCGTGAACGCCCCGCAGGTCTACGGCTCCTTCCTGGACATCTCGGGCCAGGACGAACCCACCCTCGGCAGCCACGGCAAGACCGTCGACACCGCCTTCGGCGGCGACGAGGCGGCCTTCGACGCCGTCGACCCGCTGCATGTGATGGCCCGCCAGAAGTTCCCCGACACCGCGGCGTCCTTCGTGGTCGGCGCGAGTGACGGGGAGTACGGGCCGCAGCAGCAGAAGGTGTACGCGGCGGCCGTCAAGGCCGGCATGAAGGCCAAGTTCGGTACCGTCCCCGGCGGCCACGACTGGAACACCTTCCGCGCGGGCCTGGCCGACAACATCCCCTGGCTGGCTCAGCAGACAGGACTGATCAGATGA
- a CDS encoding DEAD/DEAH box helicase: MSPLFSDADAHTVVRAAAAPSHHLSPAFPGRAPWGTAGKLRAWQQGALDRYIEKQPRDFLAVATPGAGKTTFALTLASYLLHNHLVQQITVVAPTEHLKKQWAEAAARIGIKLDPAYSSGPLSKDYHGIVVTYAGVGVNPMLHRNRTEARKTLVIMDEIHHAGDSKSWGEACFEAFEPATRRLALTGTPFRSDTNPIPFVQYEAGSDGIRKSVADYTYGYGHALADHVVRPVIFLSYSGNMRWRTKSGDELEARLGEPMTKDLIAQAWRTALAPQGEWIPNVLRAADKRLTEVRKAIPDAGGLVIATDQNAARAYAKMIREITGTKATVVLSDEAEASKRISDFSEGDSRWMVAVRMVSEGVDVPRLAVGVYATSISTPLFFAQAVGRFVRARKRGETASVFLPSVPMLLGFANEMELQRDHVLDRPKKEGEGLFDEEDRLLAEAERANDGPDGAGGEELSYEALGSDAVFDRVLYNAMEFGMQAHPGSEEEDDYLGIPGLLEPDQVQMLLQKRQHRQIQRSKSKPAEEADLLELPADQRPVVTHQELRELRKELNTLVAAWHHRTNQPHGTIHNELRRQCGGPLTAQATANQLKARIAKVKEWAK; the protein is encoded by the coding sequence ATGTCTCCGCTGTTCTCGGACGCCGACGCGCACACCGTCGTACGCGCCGCCGCAGCGCCCTCGCACCACCTGTCCCCGGCCTTCCCCGGGCGTGCCCCCTGGGGGACCGCCGGCAAGCTCCGGGCCTGGCAGCAGGGTGCGCTGGACCGGTACATCGAGAAGCAGCCCCGCGACTTCCTGGCGGTCGCGACCCCTGGCGCAGGAAAGACCACCTTCGCGCTCACCCTGGCCTCGTACCTGCTGCACAACCACCTGGTGCAGCAGATCACCGTCGTCGCCCCGACCGAGCACCTGAAGAAGCAGTGGGCCGAGGCGGCCGCGCGCATAGGCATCAAGCTGGACCCGGCATACTCCTCGGGTCCGCTGTCCAAGGACTACCACGGCATCGTGGTCACCTACGCGGGCGTCGGCGTCAACCCGATGCTGCACCGCAACCGCACCGAGGCCCGCAAGACGCTGGTCATCATGGACGAGATCCACCACGCCGGTGACTCCAAGTCCTGGGGCGAGGCCTGCTTCGAGGCCTTCGAGCCCGCCACCCGCCGCCTCGCCCTGACCGGTACGCCGTTCCGCTCGGACACCAACCCGATCCCCTTCGTCCAGTACGAGGCGGGCAGCGACGGCATCCGCAAGTCGGTGGCCGACTACACCTACGGCTACGGGCACGCGCTCGCCGACCACGTCGTGCGGCCGGTCATCTTCCTCTCGTACAGCGGCAACATGCGCTGGCGCACCAAGTCCGGCGACGAGCTGGAGGCCCGGCTCGGCGAGCCGATGACCAAGGACCTGATCGCCCAGGCCTGGCGGACCGCGCTGGCCCCGCAGGGCGAATGGATCCCCAACGTGCTGCGGGCTGCCGACAAGCGGCTCACCGAGGTCCGCAAGGCCATCCCGGACGCCGGCGGCCTGGTGATCGCCACCGACCAGAACGCGGCCCGCGCGTACGCGAAGATGATCCGCGAGATCACCGGCACCAAGGCGACCGTGGTGCTCTCCGACGAGGCCGAGGCCTCCAAGCGGATCTCCGACTTCTCCGAGGGCGACTCGCGCTGGATGGTCGCGGTGCGGATGGTCTCCGAGGGCGTCGACGTCCCCCGGCTCGCCGTCGGCGTGTACGCGACCTCGATCTCCACCCCGCTCTTCTTCGCGCAGGCCGTCGGCCGCTTCGTGCGGGCCCGCAAGCGCGGTGAGACGGCCTCCGTCTTCCTGCCGTCCGTCCCGATGCTGCTCGGCTTCGCCAACGAGATGGAGCTGCAGCGCGACCACGTCCTGGACCGGCCGAAGAAGGAGGGCGAGGGCCTCTTCGACGAGGAGGACCGCCTGCTCGCCGAGGCCGAGCGGGCCAACGACGGCCCGGACGGCGCCGGCGGCGAGGAGCTCTCGTACGAGGCGCTGGGCTCGGACGCGGTCTTCGACCGGGTGCTCTACAACGCCATGGAATTCGGCATGCAGGCGCACCCGGGCAGCGAGGAGGAGGACGACTACCTCGGCATCCCCGGCCTGCTGGAGCCCGACCAGGTGCAGATGCTGCTGCAGAAGCGCCAGCACCGGCAGATCCAGCGCAGCAAGTCCAAGCCGGCCGAGGAGGCCGACCTGCTGGAGCTGCCCGCCGACCAGCGGCCGGTGGTGACCCATCAGGAGCTGCGCGAGCTGCGCAAGGAGCTCAACACGCTGGTCGCCGCCTGGCACCACCGCACCAACCAGCCCCACGGCACCATCCACAACGAGCTCCGCCGCCAGTGCGGCGGCCCCCTGACCGCCCAGGCGACGGCCAACCAGCTCAAGGCCCGGATCGCCAAGGTGAAGGAGTGGGCCAAGTAG
- a CDS encoding class F sortase, which translates to MVQHGGSLRLPPAPTSDQAFDGSAAQAELVPPRARALPTRIRIPAIQVDAPVSGLGLDRAGRLEAPSDTDGNLAGWYRDGITPGQRGTAILAGHVDTLDGPAVFYRLGSLRKGDQLEVAGADRGSAFFAVDAVEVYPKKDFPDRKVYGPAPGSQLRLITCGGGFTKQNGYDGNVVVYAHLVRSLPGS; encoded by the coding sequence ATGGTGCAGCACGGCGGCAGCCTCCGGCTCCCCCCGGCGCCCACCTCGGACCAGGCCTTCGACGGCTCCGCCGCGCAGGCGGAGCTCGTCCCGCCGCGGGCCCGGGCCCTGCCGACCCGGATCAGGATCCCGGCGATCCAGGTGGACGCCCCGGTCTCCGGTCTCGGGCTGGACCGTGCCGGGCGGCTGGAGGCGCCCTCGGACACCGACGGGAACCTGGCCGGCTGGTACCGCGACGGGATCACCCCGGGCCAGCGGGGAACCGCGATCCTGGCCGGACACGTCGACACCCTGGACGGACCCGCCGTCTTCTACCGTCTCGGCAGCCTGCGCAAGGGCGACCAGCTGGAGGTCGCCGGCGCGGACCGGGGCTCCGCGTTCTTCGCGGTGGACGCGGTGGAGGTCTACCCCAAGAAGGACTTCCCGGACAGGAAGGTCTACGGACCGGCGCCCGGGTCCCAGCTGCGGCTGATCACCTGCGGCGGCGGATTCACCAAGCAGAACGGCTACGACGGGAACGTCGTGGTGTACGCGCACCTGGTGCGCAGCCTGCCCGGCAGCTGA
- a CDS encoding MFS transporter, whose amino-acid sequence MSAMTTASPASLRPDTDETGADTGGVLSGPYRALTLGIVSVVLLLAFEATAVNTAMPVAARQLDGLGLYAFAFSGYFTTTLFALVVSGQWCDRRGPMAPLFTGIGVFAAGLVVAGTAVDMWLFVAGRAIQGLGGGLVIVALYVVVGRAFPERLRPSVFAAFSAAWVLPSLVGPVVSGAVTQHLGWRWVFLAVPVLVLLPLMVMGPALSRAERAQPKALGAEFDRRRTVLAAMAALGAGLLQYAGQRLDLLGLVPAVLGAALLLPAVVRLLPTGTLRAGRGLPTVILLRGVAAGAFFAAEAFVPLMMVTQRDLSPTLAGLTLTSGGLSWALGSWLQGRPAAERHREALIRLGFVLTAIAIAGAALVLIPAVPAWVAAAAWAVGGVGMGLAVASISVLMMKLSAPEEAGANSASLQMSDALGNVLLIGLAGVLFAGLGGGSAAAAQDSPVPAAAFAVIFLVMAGVALFGALVSGRTRGRS is encoded by the coding sequence ATGAGTGCCATGACCACAGCCTCTCCCGCCTCGCTGCGCCCCGACACCGACGAGACCGGTGCGGACACCGGCGGAGTGCTCAGCGGCCCGTACCGGGCGCTGACCCTGGGGATCGTCTCGGTGGTGCTGCTGCTGGCCTTCGAGGCGACGGCCGTGAACACCGCGATGCCGGTGGCGGCCCGGCAGCTGGACGGCCTCGGACTGTACGCGTTCGCCTTCTCCGGTTACTTCACCACCACCCTCTTCGCCCTCGTGGTCTCCGGCCAGTGGTGCGACCGGCGAGGGCCGATGGCGCCGCTGTTCACCGGCATCGGGGTGTTCGCCGCCGGCCTGGTGGTGGCCGGGACGGCCGTCGACATGTGGCTGTTCGTCGCGGGCCGGGCGATCCAGGGGCTGGGCGGTGGGCTGGTGATCGTGGCGCTGTACGTCGTGGTGGGACGGGCCTTTCCCGAACGCTTGCGGCCGTCGGTGTTCGCGGCGTTCTCAGCGGCCTGGGTGCTGCCCTCGCTCGTCGGCCCGGTGGTGTCCGGCGCGGTGACCCAGCACCTGGGCTGGCGCTGGGTCTTCCTCGCCGTGCCGGTCCTGGTACTGCTGCCGCTGATGGTGATGGGGCCGGCACTGAGCCGCGCCGAGCGGGCTCAGCCGAAGGCGCTGGGCGCGGAGTTCGACCGGCGCCGTACCGTGCTCGCGGCGATGGCCGCCCTGGGCGCGGGCCTGCTGCAGTACGCGGGCCAGCGGCTCGACCTGCTCGGGCTGGTCCCGGCCGTTCTCGGTGCCGCGCTGCTGCTGCCCGCCGTCGTACGGCTGCTGCCGACGGGCACGCTGCGGGCCGGACGCGGGCTGCCGACGGTGATCCTGCTGCGCGGGGTGGCCGCGGGCGCGTTCTTCGCGGCCGAGGCGTTCGTCCCGCTGATGATGGTCACTCAGCGGGATCTCTCGCCGACCCTGGCCGGGCTGACGCTGACCAGTGGCGGGCTCTCCTGGGCGCTGGGGTCCTGGCTGCAGGGCAGGCCGGCGGCGGAGCGGCACCGGGAGGCGCTGATACGCCTGGGCTTCGTGCTGACCGCGATCGCGATCGCGGGTGCGGCGCTGGTGCTGATCCCCGCCGTGCCGGCCTGGGTGGCGGCGGCCGCCTGGGCGGTGGGCGGGGTCGGCATGGGCCTGGCGGTGGCGAGCATCAGCGTGCTGATGATGAAGCTGTCCGCGCCCGAGGAGGCCGGGGCCAACTCGGCCTCGTTGCAGATGAGCGACGCGCTGGGCAACGTCCTGCTGATCGGCCTGGCCGGGGTGCTGTTCGCGGGTCTGGGCGGCGGCTCGGCGGCGGCCGCCCAGGACTCGCCGGTGCCGGCCGCCGCGTTCGCGGTGATCTTCCTGGTGATGGCGGGGGTGGCCCTGTTCGGTGCGCTGGTCTCAGGCCGCACGCGAGGCCGAAGCTGA
- a CDS encoding phosphatidylglycerol lysyltransferase domain-containing protein, with the protein MWQSVIDAYRTRIVDAGRQPLFLLLVGLIASFLFIRFSVRMIRRGTRWWPGNVTPGGLHIHHVVFGQALMVICGVGAFTVRGEGGVPREVFAAGFGIGCGLVLDEFALVLHLEDVYWSEQGRKSVDAVILAVAIIGLLLVGVLPLGGFDGGLSPGQLVGAGLLLLLVVISLLKGKIWTGLLGVMLWPLAAVGAIRLARPQSPWARWRYRSRPKRLARAERRDARIHQRLVAAKSSAYNVLAGAPDVVPKPTAPAVPAVPAVPVQPAAPEPYVPPPLPAWRARCALFAQWYLRIATVLNLVAGLIAPFRHQVQRANSGEFFTPVLLTAGFTPALFAGLLAVMLRRRKRAAWIVATTVVALYAAVFTFALAVLPEDREHPFNWVSATLTVALLAALLLGRPAFHVKGERGNIVLGLGVLVVGGAVVVFLGAALVRLTDEGTPPDWGDSAIYVLLRLVTLSGIVEFTDLDVPGWVDVALNILGAALLLFTVRVFFRSPRGRVHLVPEDEQRLRALLDRHGARDSLGYFALRRDKSVCWSPSGKAAVLYRVVNGVALASGDPLGDPEAWPQAIETWREDARNHAWIQAVTGAGEQAGTVYRRAGLKALEFGDEAVVETEDFSLEGRSMRTLRQTYNRVRKAGYRAVLRRHREIPEAELAELVLLADAWRHGRTERGFSMALGRLGDPEDGDCLMIECRDENDRTCALLSFVPWGAHGLSLDLMRRDRESDNGLVEFMVSELLLRAKAGELPITRVSLNFAMFRYVFEHGARIGAGPVLRLLRAVLRFLSRWWQLESLYRANAKYQPSWEPRFLMYEKSSELPAVAVANAMAEGFLTRPRLPSVRSLRRGRSVTRSVQDGRGAAPDSSSGR; encoded by the coding sequence ATGTGGCAGTCGGTGATCGACGCGTACCGGACCCGGATCGTCGATGCCGGCCGCCAGCCGCTGTTCCTGCTGCTGGTCGGGTTGATCGCCTCGTTCCTCTTCATCCGCTTCAGCGTCCGTATGATCCGACGCGGCACCAGATGGTGGCCCGGCAACGTCACCCCGGGCGGGCTGCACATCCACCACGTGGTGTTCGGCCAGGCCCTGATGGTCATCTGCGGGGTGGGGGCGTTCACCGTACGGGGTGAGGGCGGGGTGCCGCGCGAGGTGTTCGCGGCAGGCTTCGGCATCGGCTGTGGTCTGGTACTGGACGAGTTCGCCCTGGTGCTGCACCTGGAGGACGTCTACTGGAGCGAGCAGGGCCGCAAGTCCGTGGACGCGGTGATCCTCGCGGTGGCGATCATCGGGCTGCTGCTGGTCGGGGTGCTGCCGCTGGGCGGGTTCGACGGCGGGCTGTCACCCGGTCAGCTGGTCGGCGCGGGGCTGCTGCTGCTCCTGGTCGTGATCAGCCTGCTCAAGGGAAAGATCTGGACCGGCCTGCTCGGCGTGATGCTGTGGCCGCTGGCGGCGGTCGGGGCGATCCGCCTCGCCCGGCCGCAGAGCCCGTGGGCCCGCTGGCGGTACCGCTCCCGGCCCAAGCGGCTGGCCAGGGCGGAGCGCCGGGACGCCCGGATCCACCAGCGGCTGGTCGCGGCCAAGTCCTCGGCCTACAACGTGCTGGCCGGCGCCCCGGACGTGGTGCCGAAGCCGACGGCGCCCGCCGTGCCCGCCGTGCCCGCGGTGCCCGTGCAGCCCGCGGCGCCCGAACCGTACGTGCCCCCGCCGCTGCCCGCCTGGCGGGCGCGCTGCGCCCTCTTCGCCCAGTGGTACCTGCGGATCGCCACCGTGCTCAACCTGGTCGCCGGCCTGATCGCCCCCTTCCGCCACCAGGTCCAGCGGGCCAACAGCGGCGAGTTCTTCACCCCCGTCCTGCTGACCGCGGGCTTCACCCCCGCGCTCTTCGCCGGGCTGCTCGCCGTGATGCTCCGCCGCCGCAAGCGGGCCGCCTGGATCGTCGCGACCACCGTCGTCGCGCTCTACGCGGCCGTCTTCACCTTCGCCCTGGCCGTCCTGCCCGAGGACCGCGAACACCCCTTCAACTGGGTCTCCGCCACCCTGACCGTCGCGCTGCTCGCCGCCCTGCTGCTCGGCCGGCCCGCCTTCCACGTCAAGGGGGAGCGCGGCAACATCGTGCTCGGGCTCGGCGTCCTGGTGGTCGGCGGGGCCGTGGTGGTCTTCCTGGGCGCGGCCCTGGTCCGTCTCACCGACGAGGGCACCCCGCCCGACTGGGGGGACAGCGCGATCTACGTCCTGCTCCGCCTGGTCACCCTCTCCGGGATCGTCGAGTTCACCGACCTGGACGTGCCCGGCTGGGTCGACGTGGCGCTCAACATCCTCGGCGCGGCGCTCCTCCTCTTCACCGTCCGGGTCTTCTTCCGCTCCCCGCGCGGCCGGGTGCACCTGGTGCCCGAGGACGAGCAGCGGCTGCGCGCCCTGCTGGACCGGCACGGCGCCCGGGACTCGCTCGGCTACTTCGCGCTGCGCCGCGACAAGTCGGTCTGCTGGTCTCCCTCCGGCAAGGCCGCCGTGCTCTACCGGGTGGTCAACGGCGTCGCGCTGGCCTCCGGCGACCCGCTCGGCGACCCGGAGGCCTGGCCGCAGGCGATCGAGACCTGGCGCGAGGACGCCCGCAACCACGCCTGGATCCAGGCCGTCACCGGGGCCGGCGAGCAGGCCGGCACGGTGTACCGGCGGGCCGGGCTGAAGGCGCTCGAGTTCGGCGACGAGGCCGTGGTCGAGACGGAGGACTTCAGCCTGGAGGGCCGCTCGATGCGGACGCTCCGTCAGACGTACAACCGGGTCCGCAAGGCCGGGTACCGCGCCGTGCTGCGCCGGCACCGGGAGATCCCGGAGGCGGAGCTGGCCGAGCTGGTCCTGCTCGCGGACGCCTGGCGGCACGGCCGTACCGAGCGGGGCTTCTCGATGGCGCTCGGGCGGCTCGGGGACCCGGAGGACGGTGACTGCCTGATGATCGAGTGCCGCGACGAGAACGACCGGACCTGCGCCCTGCTCAGCTTCGTCCCGTGGGGCGCGCACGGGCTCTCGCTGGACCTGATGCGGCGTGACCGGGAGTCGGACAACGGCCTGGTGGAGTTCATGGTCTCCGAGCTGCTGCTGCGGGCCAAGGCCGGCGAGCTGCCCATCACCCGGGTCTCGCTGAACTTCGCGATGTTCCGTTACGTCTTCGAGCACGGCGCCCGGATCGGGGCCGGCCCGGTGCTGCGGCTGCTTCGGGCGGTGCTGCGCTTCCTCTCCCGCTGGTGGCAGCTGGAGTCGCTCTACCGGGCCAACGCCAAGTACCAGCCGAGCTGGGAGCCGCGCTTCCTGATGTACGAGAAGTCCTCCGAGCTGCCGGCCGTCGCGGTGGCCAACGCCATGGCGGAGGGCTTCCTGACCCGGCCCCGGCTGCCCAGTGTGCGGTCGCTCCGCCGGGGGAGGTCGGTCACTCGTTCGGTCCAGGACGGCCGGGGGGCCGCTCCGGACAGCTCGTCGGGCCGCTGA
- a CDS encoding bifunctional lysylphosphatidylglycerol flippase/synthetase MprF — protein sequence MTETTPTTEAGPVTPRPERGWHRWLRVLGPLAAQLRTAPLTLTLLAALWIVGGATGSIGDGPPQDLLEQVGVGLPSLEASHWWTPLTSLLWCSGVGAYVVTSLVLVVIGPAAEQRFGSPLSAALVVVGQVVGTLLGTAAVRLGIAADLGWTLDIQDQIAVGPAVGIFALGAALSYRLTVLWRRRLRLLLVLVPLVMMLYVGHLQGVQRVAGVLTGLAVGALLHRRLPARPHAVSHTEARVLVALCLVATALGPLVASLYQDAIGPFNTLGDLYFSHVPSAEEVTAACEESVQACARVHSVQRFFDSPGRLMAALVPFLLLVLAEGLRRGLRLAWWITAVTELSWIGVLAWLLALNYNDFAQSGGTSLLFELIGESLLLPVLMLGLLLVTRQRFGQRLPSRDIRRLAAVVGGALLVTCGAYVGVGWLVRGQYEPDATPGRLFAGLPSELLPPSYNDLLPDYPIAVGGTAQALEMYCGVVFWAVALTALLLAFRRPVVHVDAEDAARARGLLTRYGGSTLSFISTWDGNHYWFDEDGKAAVPYRVIATVALTTGDPFGEPEARQRAVGGFARYCDARGWTPCFYSVTPDTLSAAEELGWRSLQVAEDTVVPLPDLAFTGKKWQDIRTSLNKAGKQGITAEWWSYHDAPITIQDQIRSISEEWVSDKGLPEMGFTLGGLEELEDPAVRMLVAVDADRTVHGLTSWMPVYENGAPVGWTLDFMRRRSDGFRGVMEFLIASAALGFKEEGARFLSLSGAPLARADRGEAPTALQRMLDWMGKVLEPVYGFRSLLAFKSKFQPEYRPMYMVYPDPAALASITRAIGKAYLPHLTPAQGVRLMRKLSS from the coding sequence ATGACCGAGACCACCCCGACGACCGAGGCCGGCCCGGTCACGCCGCGTCCCGAACGCGGCTGGCACCGCTGGCTGCGCGTCCTGGGCCCGCTCGCCGCCCAGCTGCGGACGGCGCCGCTCACCCTCACGCTGCTCGCCGCGCTGTGGATCGTCGGCGGAGCCACCGGCAGCATCGGCGACGGGCCGCCGCAGGACCTGCTGGAGCAGGTCGGCGTCGGCCTGCCCAGCCTGGAGGCCTCCCACTGGTGGACGCCGCTCACCTCGCTGCTGTGGTGCTCCGGGGTCGGCGCGTACGTGGTCACCAGCCTCGTCCTGGTGGTGATCGGGCCCGCTGCCGAGCAGCGCTTCGGCAGCCCGCTCAGCGCCGCTCTGGTGGTGGTCGGGCAGGTGGTCGGCACCCTGCTCGGCACGGCGGCCGTCCGGCTCGGCATCGCCGCCGACCTGGGCTGGACGCTGGACATCCAGGACCAGATCGCGGTCGGTCCGGCCGTCGGCATCTTCGCGCTGGGCGCCGCGCTCAGCTACCGGCTCACCGTGCTCTGGCGCCGCCGGCTGCGGCTGCTGCTGGTGCTGGTGCCGCTGGTGATGATGCTGTACGTCGGCCACCTCCAGGGCGTCCAGCGCGTCGCCGGGGTGCTGACCGGCCTGGCCGTCGGCGCGCTGCTGCACCGCAGGCTGCCCGCCCGGCCGCACGCGGTCTCGCACACGGAGGCCAGGGTCCTGGTCGCCCTGTGCCTGGTCGCCACCGCCCTCGGGCCGCTGGTCGCCTCGCTCTACCAGGACGCGATCGGCCCGTTCAACACGCTCGGCGACCTCTACTTCTCCCACGTGCCCTCCGCCGAGGAGGTGACCGCCGCCTGCGAGGAGTCCGTCCAGGCCTGCGCCCGGGTCCACTCCGTCCAGCGGTTCTTCGACTCCCCGGGCCGGCTGATGGCCGCGCTCGTCCCCTTCCTGCTGCTGGTGCTCGCCGAAGGGCTGCGCCGCGGCCTGCGGCTGGCCTGGTGGATCACCGCCGTCACCGAGCTGAGCTGGATCGGCGTGCTCGCCTGGCTGCTCGCCCTCAACTACAACGACTTCGCCCAGAGCGGCGGCACCTCCCTCCTGTTCGAGCTGATCGGCGAGTCACTGCTGCTGCCCGTGCTGATGCTGGGCCTGCTGCTGGTGACCCGTCAGCGCTTCGGACAGCGGTTGCCGAGCCGGGACATCCGCCGCCTCGCGGCCGTCGTCGGCGGCGCGCTGCTGGTCACCTGCGGCGCGTACGTCGGCGTCGGTTGGCTGGTCCGGGGCCAGTACGAGCCGGACGCCACGCCGGGACGGCTGTTCGCGGGCCTGCCCTCCGAGCTGCTGCCGCCGTCCTACAACGACCTGCTGCCCGACTACCCGATCGCCGTCGGCGGGACGGCGCAGGCGCTGGAGATGTACTGCGGCGTGGTCTTCTGGGCCGTCGCGCTGACCGCGCTGCTGCTCGCCTTCCGGCGTCCGGTGGTGCACGTGGACGCCGAGGACGCCGCCCGGGCCCGCGGGCTGCTCACCCGGTACGGCGGCTCCACGCTCTCCTTCATCAGCACCTGGGACGGAAACCACTACTGGTTCGACGAGGACGGCAAGGCGGCCGTCCCGTACCGGGTGATCGCCACCGTGGCGCTCACCACCGGCGATCCCTTCGGCGAACCGGAGGCGCGGCAGCGGGCGGTCGGCGGGTTCGCCCGGTACTGCGACGCGCGCGGCTGGACGCCCTGCTTCTACAGCGTCACCCCGGACACGCTGAGCGCGGCGGAGGAACTCGGCTGGCGCTCGCTGCAGGTCGCCGAGGACACCGTGGTGCCGCTGCCCGACCTCGCCTTCACGGGCAAGAAGTGGCAGGACATCCGCACCTCGCTGAACAAGGCCGGCAAGCAGGGCATCACCGCCGAGTGGTGGAGCTACCACGACGCGCCGATCACCATCCAGGACCAGATCCGCTCGATCTCCGAGGAGTGGGTCTCCGACAAGGGCCTGCCCGAGATGGGCTTCACCCTCGGCGGCCTGGAGGAGCTGGAGGACCCGGCGGTCCGGATGCTGGTCGCCGTCGACGCCGACCGCACGGTGCACGGCCTCACCAGCTGGATGCCGGTCTACGAGAACGGCGCACCGGTCGGCTGGACGCTCGACTTCATGCGGCGACGCTCCGACGGCTTCCGGGGTGTGATGGAGTTCCTGATCGCCTCCGCCGCCCTCGGCTTCAAGGAGGAGGGCGCACGCTTCCTCAGCCTCTCCGGTGCCCCGCTGGCCCGCGCCGACCGGGGGGAGGCACCCACCGCGCTGCAGCGGATGCTGGACTGGATGGGCAAGGTGCTGGAGCCGGTGTACGGCTTCCGTTCGCTGCTCGCCTTCAAGTCCAAGTTCCAGCCGGAGTACCGCCCGATGTACATGGTCTACCCCGACCCGGCCGCCCTGGCCAGCATCACCCGCGCGATCGGCAAGGCGTACCTGCCGCACCTGACGCCCGCTCAGGGAGTGCGGCTGATGCGGAAGCTCTCGTCCTGA